TTGCAAATTCAACAAGGTCAAGAGGTAGATGTTGCCGATCAGAGAAAAGGAAATTCTGGAAGAAAGCCTAAGGACATTAACCTAGAAAAAATCCTAACAATCCCATTAAACAGGAGGTCTACTATTAGATCACTAGCCTGGCAACTGGGATGTAGCCCTACCACACTTCATAGAAAGTTCATGCGCAAAAACTGGACTTGACATTAGATTAGTACAACAGCCTGCCAACAGTCCTGATTTGAATGTGCTTGACCTTGGGTTTTTCAACTCGCTGCAATCGCTGACAGATTGTCTGAGTCCTAAAACACTACAAGACCTTATTGCAGGTGTTTTGGAGGAATTTGAAGGCTATGATGTTTACAAGCTCAACAGAATTTTCCTAACTCTACAAATGTGCATGATTGAGATCATGAACCATGCGGTGGGAAATGCGTATAAAATACCACATGTTAACAAGGAAAGGCTTGAGGGTCTTGGGCAGCTACCTCCAAGACTAACATGCCCGAAAGAGGTTTACACGAATGCCCTATACAACTTAGAGGTAATGGGGAGGGTTCAGTGATGAGGCTTGTTCGGATGCTTGAGATGAGGCTTGTTCGGATGCTTGAGATGAGGCTTGTTCGGATGCTTGAGATGAGGCTTGTTCGGATGCTTGAGATGAGGCTTGTTCCGATGCTTGACATGAGGCTTGTTCAGATGCTTGAGATGAGGCTTGTTCCAATGCTTGACATGAGGCTTGTTCAGATGCTTGAGATGAGGCTTGTTCCGATTCTTGACATGAGGCTTGTTCAGATGCTTGAGATGAGCTTGTTCAGATGCTTGAGATGAGGCTTGTTCCGATTCTTGACATGAGGCTTGTTCAGATGCTTGAGATGAGCTTGTTCAGATGCTTGAGATGAGGCTTGTTCCGAGGCTTGACATGAGGCTTGTTCAGATGTGGAGTATGTGTAGTTCCTTGAGATGAGACTTGTGCGGAGTGCATCCCATGTGAAATTACTCCATATGTGTAATACTCCATTTTGTGAGGCTTGTATGTGTAACCATTTTGTGATCATTTTTACTCCATATATTTTTTTTCCATTTTGTGAGACTTGTATGTGTAATTCATTTGCTTGTGTGGAGTACTCCATTTAAAtgaaagagaagagaagagagtagTAGGAGACAAGATGAGTGAATTTAGAGATGAGAAGATAATTTAGAGAAGAAGAGAACAAGCAAAGTAGTAGGAGAGGAAATGAGTGGGAGAGGAGAGGAGTATGGAGGGCACAAGGGAAGTACACTAAACTACAGATGcaagaagagaaagagaagagagaagaagagagaagagaagtCCTGCTGTAACTGAAAAAGTTTCAGTTAAGTAACTGAAAAAATTCAGTTAATGAACTGAAACTTACACCAAACTATTGCTGTCCTACACTAAACTACTAATGTCCTACACTACTGCAAGTGCTATACTACTGCAAGTCAGCAACTGTTAAATTAACAAAAAAAGTTTCATTTAGTTTTACTTAAAGGAAAAGATTCATTTTAAGCTAATGTACCAAGTCAACAGAAGATTCATGACAAGATTAACAGTAGCAGAAGCTTCATGTGCTAAAATCTGAAGCTTCATGTGCAAAATTGCAGAATTTGCAAAACTGAAAATGTGATTTAGAAAATAAATAGCAGTGGAAACACGGGCCTCATTGCAGAATTTTGGAGCAGACTACtgaaaagagaagagaaagagaagagaagcGAAGGGAAGAGAGCGAGAGTAGAGAAGAGAAGAGTAAGAGAAGATAAGAGAATTCTTCGCACTGCTCCTCTTCCTACTCCAAGAACTACTCCTACTCCTAACAGAAAGAAATTAAGTTAATTAACTTAAAAAAGTTTTTTCAGTTAATTAACAGGAGTAGTTCTAAGGTGCAGAGTAGTTTCAGTTATTTAACAGGAGTAGTTTTAAGGTGCATAGTAGTTCTAAGAACTACTCCTACTCCTAAATTTAATTTACTAAAGAGAAGAGAAGTGAGTAGAATTACTCAAAGCCTTGCTAAACAGCAAATCCTATACTCCAGCACATAAAAGTTCCTACAGAGCAAGCAATTGGCTTTCTTCCAATTAGCTTGATACTCCACAGATTAGGTTGCAGCAAAAATGCACTACAGAGCAAACAATTACTCCAAACAAGCACTATTGATCAGCATCCTACTCCTGAAAACAAGCACTACTTGCACTTACAAATTCGGTGTTAATTACTGTACAGTAACACTGATCATGGGAGTACAAAAGGTTTCAGTTAATTTAAATTAACTGAAAAGGTGTAATTTATTTTCAATTACTGGACAGTGCAATTGAGAGTTTATTTACTGTCATTATTTAAGTTGCGATACAAACTATATGTGCATCCAAAAGAATTCGGCTATGAGTATCCGCTTACTAAGATTCGGTGTATCTTTTTCCTGAAGTTCAGCCAACTGTTCTTTTCCTGAATGCTCACCTGCAGCAGCAACATTGCACAAAGAGGCGAATTCAGTCAAGTGCAGAGACGAGTCAGAGGCAAATTCAGTCAACATTTGCACAAAGAACTGTTGTCTCATGTAACTACAGAGGCCAGAGCGCCCTCATCGCCAACCAGGACCAGTCTGTACCTTTGTTTGCACGGGAGTGGTTGTCGTCCGCTTCGGCGAGCATCGCTGCCATGGTCCTGCAGTAGAGCATTCGCATAAGAGCAGAGCAGAGGGCAGCTGCTGCTCCCCATGTTCTCTTCTTCAGTCTTGAAATTGAGAGAGCAAGCAGCAAGAGGGGATGATTGCTGAAATTACCCACAAACGACAGGCGATTCAGTAGAAATTCGCAGCTGGAGGCTGGCCGAATCGGCTCTGCCCCAAAAAATTTCATGGAGAGAGGGAGAGTAGTGAACTGACCTGGAGCTGGATCTGGACAGAGGAGGTCAGAACTGGCCATGGCGCTCCTCCCTCCGACAGGCTCTCCGTCTTCCTCGGCGGTGGCAACGGCATGACGAGAGCGAAGAGGACTACACAAAGTAAGAGCGGCCGGCACCACCCCCCTATTCCCACTGCTCTGGTCCAGCACCACTGCTCCAATCCAAAACTGCCCTCCTCCTCCCGCTGCTCCAACACGGATCGAGCACCGCCGCCCACAGATCGAGCACCCCGGCTGGTAAAAATTTCACCTTTGACCGACGAGGGGGAGACGGGTTGCTAGTTTTAGGGGTGGCGAGGAGCAAGGCGGCAGTGAGGAAGACACCGACGAGAGGGAGAGGGTGGTGACTGGCCGGCGGCACAAAGGATCTGGACGGGGAGGAGCGAGTGGTCGTCGGGAGAGAGTGTTGGCCGGGAGAGAGCGTGTGGTCGGGGAGAGAGCGAGTGCGAGTGCAAAAGGGGAAATGGGAGAAATACCATAACGTGACAAAAAATGAACTGACAATCCCCGACGACAACTATTtcgaaacagagggagtactttttTATATTCTTTTGCTTTTCTGACCTGTATACCCAACGGGGCCTCATGATTCATTTATGAGACACGCTCTGAAGTCTTCTCTGCAGCAATTATTAGTTATCGACCAGCCCATGCCAACAGCACACTACCCACTAGCACCCGAAGCTTTAGAGCAACGCTAGCAGATATGCTATATTCTCACCGGCCCTTATAATTTCGGCGGTTTTATCTTTTTGGCCTTTTTGGCCCCAAACAAGTCCAGTAAAAATCATCCGACCGTTAAAAAAATATACTAGCGGTCTACAAATTGCCCCCTCCGTAGCTATATCTATGGGTCTGGGCATTTTAGGGTTCGCTTCCTGCATACGCTCCGCCCCTCCGCCTTCTCCTTTGTTTTCTCCGGCGAGCGATTCCGCCCATTTCTTTCCTTTCCCCACAGATCCATGGCCGGAGGTGCTTGCGGGCATGGGGGCCCCCCGCCGCCGCGCAAGCTCCCCCGGCATGACATGGAGACCGGCAGGGCTTGCTTCCACGAGCTTGACGAAGCGCTTTTCCCGCACACCAAGAGGTGCTCAGACACGGATGAGGAGCTGCTCGTCACGCAACGCGTAGAGGCGGCCGGAGAAGATGGCACAACAGAAAGGCTCGCCGTCACCAA
This portion of the Triticum urartu cultivar G1812 unplaced genomic scaffold, Tu2.1 TuUngrouped_contig_8373, whole genome shotgun sequence genome encodes:
- the LOC125531909 gene encoding uncharacterized protein LOC125531909 isoform X2; protein product: MPLPPPRKTESLSEGGAPWPVLTSSVQIQLQQSSPLAACSLNFKTEEENMGSSSCPLLCSYANALLQDHGSDARRSGRQPLPCKQRWSEVEVWEIHFLLKI
- the LOC125531909 gene encoding uncharacterized protein LOC125531909 isoform X3, yielding MPLPPPRKTESLSEGGAPWPVLTSSVQIQLQQSSPLAACSLNFKTEEENMGSSSCPLLCSYANALLQDHGSDARRSGRQPLPCKQR
- the LOC125531909 gene encoding uncharacterized protein LOC125531909 isoform X1; this translates as MPLPPPRKTESLSEGGAPWPVLTSSVQIQLQQSSPLAACSLNFKTEEENMGSSSCPLLCSYANALLQDHGSDARRSGRQPLPCKQRYRLVLVGDEGALASVVT